A genomic region of Rhodanobacter sp. contains the following coding sequences:
- a CDS encoding CBS domain-containing protein: protein MHQVRHLLESKGGTIHAIAPDAPVLDAIKRMAEHRIGALLVMRGDQLLGVVSERDYARKVILQGRSSSQATVGEIMRTDPLTVGPSTDVLDCMRLCTDSRVRHLPVIDDGKVVGVISIGDLVKAVIDAQAEQIEHLERYITG from the coding sequence ATGCATCAGGTCAGGCATCTGCTGGAAAGCAAGGGCGGCACCATCCACGCCATCGCACCCGACGCCCCCGTGCTCGATGCGATCAAGCGGATGGCCGAACACCGCATCGGCGCGCTGCTGGTGATGCGCGGCGACCAATTGCTGGGCGTGGTGTCCGAGCGCGACTACGCGCGCAAGGTGATCCTGCAGGGACGCTCTTCGTCGCAGGCCACGGTGGGCGAGATCATGCGCACCGACCCGCTCACCGTGGGACCGTCGACCGACGTGCTGGACTGCATGCGCCTGTGCACCGACAGCCGCGTGCGCCACCTGCCCGTGATCGACGACGGCAAGGTGGTCGGCGTCATCTCGATCGGCGACCTGGTGAAGGCGGTGATCGACGCGCAGGCCGAGCAGATCGAGCATCTGGAACGCTACATCACCGGCTAG
- a CDS encoding serine hydrolase domain-containing protein, translating to MRIRYLPLACIISLAAGRLHATQTTPPASPPPPAAQDATAIATLPAARVQATLADYQHWLDQLDARHGAAGLATAVVIGDKVVFQRTLGYADAATRTPVTPDTVFRLASLSKAFASAITGLMVDDGKLSWNTRLANVLPNFQLRNAQYTEQATVADVLGQRLGLPHNTYDNLLEARVPYDELVNELGEVDNTCAPGQCYGYQNVAFSLIGDVLLACTGHPFDQLVEQHIFQPLGMRTASYGLAALESSPDWAHPHRAGKHHRWIPFAPNDTYYRVAPAAGINASIRDMELWLIAQMGGRPDVLPDALLDVLHAPGVDTPTELRATPWRRARLESAQYALGWRVYTYGGETLIFHAGAVAGYRTMIGFFPKYRVGVVTLWNSSGAMPSGLMPMVFDDLLGLPHVDWANLDKPDEPAKARPSRRHVRH from the coding sequence ATGCGGATTCGATACCTCCCCCTTGCCTGCATCATCAGCCTGGCCGCCGGCCGACTGCACGCCACGCAAACGACCCCGCCAGCCTCTCCACCGCCGCCCGCCGCGCAGGACGCCACGGCTATCGCAACCCTGCCGGCGGCGCGCGTGCAGGCCACGCTCGCCGACTACCAGCATTGGCTGGACCAACTCGATGCGCGCCACGGAGCCGCCGGCCTCGCCACGGCGGTGGTGATCGGCGACAAGGTGGTGTTCCAGCGCACCCTGGGCTACGCCGATGCCGCCACCCGGACGCCGGTGACGCCCGACACCGTGTTCCGGCTGGCCTCGCTGTCCAAGGCCTTTGCCAGTGCGATCACCGGCCTGATGGTCGACGACGGCAAGCTGAGCTGGAACACCCGATTGGCGAACGTGCTGCCCAACTTCCAGCTCAGGAACGCCCAGTACACCGAACAGGCCACCGTCGCCGACGTGCTCGGCCAGCGCCTTGGCCTGCCGCACAACACTTACGACAACCTGCTCGAAGCCCGCGTGCCTTACGACGAACTGGTGAACGAGCTTGGCGAGGTGGACAACACCTGCGCGCCGGGCCAGTGCTACGGCTACCAGAACGTGGCCTTCAGCCTGATCGGCGACGTGCTCCTCGCCTGCACCGGCCATCCGTTCGACCAGCTCGTCGAACAGCACATCTTCCAGCCCCTGGGCATGCGGACCGCGAGCTACGGCCTGGCCGCCCTGGAATCCAGCCCGGACTGGGCGCACCCGCACCGCGCCGGAAAGCATCACCGCTGGATACCCTTCGCGCCGAACGACACGTACTACCGCGTGGCGCCGGCGGCCGGCATCAATGCCAGCATCCGCGACATGGAGTTGTGGTTGATCGCCCAGATGGGCGGCCGCCCGGACGTACTCCCCGACGCGCTGCTCGACGTACTGCACGCACCCGGCGTGGACACCCCGACCGAGCTGCGCGCCACACCGTGGCGGCGCGCACGCCTCGAAAGCGCGCAATACGCGCTGGGCTGGCGTGTCTACACCTACGGCGGCGAAACGCTGATCTTCCACGCGGGCGCCGTGGCCGGCTACCGCACCATGATCGGCTTCTTCCCGAAATACCGCGTCGGCGTGGTCACGCTGTGGAACTCCAGCGGCGCGATGCCCAGCGGCCTGATGCCGATGGTGTTCGACGACCTGCTCGGCCTGCCGCACGTCGACTGGGCCAACCTGGACAAGCCGGACGAACCCGCCAAAGCCAGGCCTTCGCGCAGGCACGTGCGCCACTGA
- the cysD gene encoding sulfate adenylyltransferase subunit CysD: protein MNARLAPRTGHLDELEAESIHIFREVAASFRRPVMLYSIGKDSSVLLHLLRKAFYPARSPIPLLHVDTTWKFREMIAFRDQVAAEGDVEVLVHINQDGVRQGISPLTHGATVHTDVMKTQGLKQALDQYQFDAAIGGARRDEEKSRAKERVFSFRNAQHRWDPKHQRPEFWHTFNTQIRKGESVRVFPISNWTEMDVWQYIRRENIPVVPLYFAKPRPVVARDGALIMVDDERFTLREGEQVETRMVRFRTLGCYPLTGAVESTAATLDEIIDEMVESRSSERQGRVIDHDPTASMERKKQEGYF, encoded by the coding sequence CATCCACATCTTCCGCGAGGTGGCCGCCAGCTTCCGCCGGCCGGTGATGCTGTATTCCATCGGCAAGGACTCCTCGGTGCTGCTGCACCTGCTGCGCAAGGCGTTCTATCCGGCCAGGTCGCCGATCCCGCTGCTGCACGTGGACACCACCTGGAAGTTCCGCGAGATGATCGCCTTCCGCGACCAGGTGGCCGCCGAGGGCGACGTCGAGGTGCTGGTGCACATCAACCAGGACGGCGTGCGCCAGGGCATCTCGCCGCTGACCCACGGCGCCACCGTGCACACCGATGTGATGAAGACGCAGGGCCTGAAGCAGGCGCTGGACCAGTACCAGTTCGACGCGGCCATCGGCGGCGCGCGGCGCGACGAGGAGAAGTCCCGCGCCAAGGAGCGCGTGTTCTCGTTCCGCAACGCGCAGCACCGCTGGGACCCCAAGCATCAGCGCCCGGAGTTCTGGCACACCTTCAACACGCAGATCCGCAAGGGCGAGAGCGTGCGCGTGTTCCCGATCTCCAACTGGACCGAAATGGATGTATGGCAGTACATCCGCCGCGAAAACATCCCGGTGGTGCCGCTGTATTTCGCCAAGCCGCGCCCGGTGGTGGCGCGCGACGGCGCGCTGATCATGGTGGACGACGAACGCTTCACCCTGCGCGAAGGCGAGCAGGTGGAGACGCGCATGGTGCGCTTCCGCACGCTGGGCTGCTATCCGCTCACCGGTGCGGTGGAATCCACCGCGGCCACGCTGGACGAGATCATCGACGAGATGGTCGAGTCGCGCAGTTCCGAGCGGCAGGGGCGGGTGATCGACCACGATCCCACCGCCTCGATGGAGCGCAAGAAGCAGGAGGGCTATTTCTGA
- the gcvT gene encoding glycine cleavage system aminomethyltransferase GcvT yields the protein MTEKTVLNATHRALGARMVDFGGWDMPINYGSQIEEHHAVRRDAGMFDVSHMTVIDLHGARTKDFLRHLVANSVDKLKVHGKALYTCMLNEQGGVIDDLIVYFLGDAHYRLVVNAATRAKDLAWIEQQAAAFGVEVKERPEFAMIAVQGPNARAKVLGLLHAVDRPRIEKLGKFAAAAAQGPHGMPLFVARTGYTGEDGFEIIVPAEHAVALWEALAAAGVAPAGLGARDTLRLEAGMNLYGQDMDETVSPWEANLGWTVALDEGRDFIGRAALEKQKADGVQRVMVGLVLDEKGVLRHGQKVLTANGEGEILSGSFAPTLEKAVAFARIPAGEPGALRVDIRGRELPVRLVKYPFVRDGKPCEGI from the coding sequence ATGACCGAGAAGACCGTACTCAACGCCACCCATCGCGCGCTGGGCGCACGCATGGTCGATTTCGGCGGCTGGGACATGCCGATCAATTACGGCTCGCAGATCGAGGAACACCATGCCGTGCGCCGCGACGCCGGCATGTTCGACGTCTCGCACATGACGGTGATCGACCTGCACGGTGCGCGCACGAAGGATTTCCTGCGCCACCTCGTGGCCAACAGCGTGGACAAGCTCAAGGTGCACGGCAAGGCGCTCTACACCTGCATGCTCAACGAGCAGGGCGGCGTGATCGACGACCTGATCGTGTACTTTCTCGGCGACGCGCATTACCGCCTGGTGGTGAACGCCGCCACCCGCGCCAAGGATCTGGCGTGGATCGAACAGCAGGCCGCCGCCTTCGGTGTGGAAGTGAAGGAGCGCCCCGAGTTCGCGATGATCGCGGTGCAAGGCCCGAATGCCCGCGCCAAGGTGCTGGGCCTGCTGCACGCGGTGGACCGCCCGCGCATCGAGAAGCTCGGCAAGTTCGCCGCCGCCGCCGCGCAGGGGCCGCACGGCATGCCGCTGTTCGTCGCGCGCACCGGTTATACCGGCGAGGACGGCTTCGAGATCATCGTGCCGGCCGAGCACGCCGTGGCCTTGTGGGAAGCATTGGCCGCCGCCGGCGTGGCGCCGGCCGGTCTCGGCGCGCGCGACACGCTGCGCCTGGAGGCCGGCATGAACCTCTACGGCCAGGACATGGACGAGACCGTGTCGCCTTGGGAAGCCAACCTCGGCTGGACCGTCGCCCTCGACGAAGGCCGCGATTTCATCGGCCGCGCCGCGCTGGAAAAGCAGAAGGCCGACGGCGTGCAGCGCGTGATGGTGGGCCTGGTGCTGGACGAAAAGGGCGTGCTGCGCCACGGCCAGAAGGTGCTCACCGCGAACGGCGAGGGCGAGATCCTCTCCGGCAGCTTCGCGCCCACGCTGGAGAAGGCGGTGGCCTTCGCGCGCATTCCCGCCGGCGAGCCCGGCGCGTTGCGCGTGGACATCCGCGGCCGCGAACTGCCGGTGCGCCTGGTCAAGTATCCCTTCGTGCGCGACGGCAAGCCCTGCGAAGGCATCTGA
- the mtgA gene encoding monofunctional biosynthetic peptidoglycan transglycosylase, with amino-acid sequence MPRRPTLRRLLRWTAFAALAWLGVTWLMVLVLRFVPPVTSAVMLERHLGAWLHGERDFHLRQHWVPWSQVSPWAPLAMVAGEDQKFPYHHGFDFGSIHQAIDAADDGARLRGASTISQQTAKNLFLWNGRSFVRKGLEAYFTVLIELTWPKRRILEVYMNIAELGDGIYGVGAASEIYFHEPPSRLTPEQSARLAAVLPSPRRLHADRPSAYVLRRADWIERQMRQLGGPSYIDKH; translated from the coding sequence ATGCCCCGTCGCCCCACCCTCCGCCGCCTGCTGCGCTGGACCGCATTCGCCGCACTGGCGTGGCTGGGGGTGACCTGGCTGATGGTACTGGTGCTGCGCTTCGTGCCGCCCGTCACCTCGGCCGTGATGCTGGAACGCCATCTCGGCGCATGGCTGCATGGCGAGCGCGACTTCCATCTGCGCCAGCACTGGGTGCCGTGGTCGCAGGTATCGCCCTGGGCGCCCTTGGCCATGGTCGCCGGCGAAGACCAGAAGTTCCCCTATCACCATGGTTTCGACTTCGGCTCCATCCACCAGGCCATCGACGCGGCCGACGACGGCGCGCGCCTGCGCGGCGCCAGCACGATCAGCCAGCAGACCGCGAAGAACCTGTTTCTGTGGAACGGCCGCAGCTTCGTGCGCAAGGGACTGGAGGCGTACTTCACCGTGCTGATCGAACTGACCTGGCCGAAGCGGCGCATCCTCGAGGTGTACATGAACATCGCCGAGCTGGGCGACGGCATCTACGGCGTGGGCGCGGCCAGCGAGATCTATTTCCACGAGCCGCCTTCGCGCCTCACGCCGGAACAATCGGCACGGCTGGCGGCGGTACTGCCGAGTCCCAGGCGCCTGCATGCGGACCGCCCCAGCGCCTATGTGCTGCGCCGCGCGGACTGGATCGAGCGGCAGATGCGCCAGCTTGGCGGACCGTCCTACATCGACAAGCACTGA
- the gcvH gene encoding glycine cleavage system protein GcvH, translating into MSEIPGDLKFNKTHEWARVEDGGLVRVGISDHAQAQLGDLVYVELPEIGASVTAGNAAAVVESVKAASDIYSPVSGEVVEVNESLSDKPETINEDAFGEGWIYVVRMSDRAELDQLLDAGAYEEVVENEDH; encoded by the coding sequence ATGAGCGAGATCCCCGGCGACCTGAAGTTCAACAAAACCCACGAATGGGCCCGCGTCGAGGATGGCGGCCTGGTGCGCGTGGGCATTTCCGACCATGCGCAGGCCCAACTGGGCGACCTGGTCTACGTCGAGCTGCCGGAGATCGGTGCGAGCGTCACGGCCGGCAACGCTGCCGCGGTGGTGGAGTCGGTGAAAGCGGCCTCCGACATCTACTCGCCGGTGTCCGGCGAGGTGGTGGAAGTCAACGAGTCGCTCAGCGACAAGCCCGAGACGATCAACGAGGACGCCTTCGGCGAGGGTTGGATCTACGTGGTGCGCATGAGCGACCGCGCTGAGCTGGACCAACTGCTCGATGCCGGCGCCTACGAGGAAGTCGTCGAGAACGAAGACCACTGA
- a CDS encoding MFS transporter has product MRTRCVKARASLAAYRALPAPDAPVSSIRTAAPREGAAPALSALAFFFVMTSYYIIRPVREQLSGAVGSASLPLFYGVVFAVMLLFTPLFGWLVARFSRRRLLGWSYGFFAVCQLAFVPAFMAQDRIGARGLGVVFFAWGSVFNLFVVSLFWSVMADIFSSERARRVFSLIALGGMVGAICGPLLARMLAHGLGVPPLLAVSALALVMALMLLLRVSAPYEQAQSGNEAIGGSLWAGARELWSRPFLRYMALLMLFGDGVGTLAYALVADYAKLHFAGNVARTEFFSDLDFATNTLGVVLQLTLTRWLLVRFGPGWGLVLPSLVNVALLLTVTMVGQGSITVLGATVPMLAVMMATTRGFAYGMTKPAVDALYTRVPRETRYKGKNFVETAVWRFGDLVVSSAVSGLRLLGVGVGGLALAGAGVAALATWVSARAGWSRDLAPERRRAG; this is encoded by the coding sequence ATGCGCACGCGATGCGTAAAGGCGCGTGCTAGCCTTGCGGCCTACCGGGCCTTGCCCGCGCCGGATGCCCCAGTGAGTTCGATCCGTACCGCCGCGCCGCGCGAGGGCGCCGCGCCTGCGCTGTCCGCGCTGGCGTTCTTCTTCGTGATGACGTCGTACTACATCATCCGCCCGGTGCGCGAACAGTTGAGCGGTGCGGTCGGGTCGGCTTCGCTGCCGCTGTTCTATGGCGTGGTGTTCGCGGTGATGCTGTTGTTCACGCCGCTGTTCGGTTGGCTCGTGGCGCGTTTCTCGCGGCGGCGCCTGCTCGGCTGGAGCTACGGTTTCTTCGCGGTCTGCCAGCTGGCCTTCGTGCCCGCCTTCATGGCGCAGGACCGCATTGGCGCGCGCGGGCTGGGCGTGGTGTTCTTTGCCTGGGGTAGCGTGTTCAACCTGTTCGTGGTGTCGCTGTTCTGGAGCGTGATGGCGGACATCTTCTCCAGCGAACGGGCGCGCCGCGTGTTCTCGCTGATTGCCTTGGGCGGGATGGTTGGGGCGATCTGCGGCCCGTTGCTCGCGCGCATGCTGGCGCACGGGTTGGGCGTGCCGCCGTTGCTGGCGGTGTCGGCGTTGGCGCTCGTGATGGCGCTCATGTTGCTGCTGCGCGTGTCCGCGCCATACGAGCAGGCGCAGTCGGGCAACGAGGCGATCGGCGGCTCGTTGTGGGCCGGCGCACGCGAACTGTGGTCGCGGCCGTTCCTGCGCTACATGGCCTTGCTGATGCTGTTCGGCGATGGCGTCGGCACCTTGGCCTATGCGCTGGTGGCCGATTACGCGAAGCTGCATTTCGCGGGCAACGTGGCGCGCACCGAGTTCTTCAGCGACTTGGACTTTGCCACCAATACGCTTGGCGTAGTGCTGCAACTCACGCTCACGCGCTGGTTGCTGGTGCGCTTCGGGCCAGGCTGGGGGCTGGTGCTGCCTTCGCTGGTGAACGTGGCGTTGCTGCTGACGGTGACGATGGTCGGCCAAGGCAGCATCACCGTGCTGGGCGCCACCGTGCCGATGCTGGCCGTGATGATGGCGACCACGCGCGGCTTCGCTTACGGCATGACCAAGCCGGCGGTGGATGCGTTGTACACGCGGGTGCCGCGCGAGACGCGTTACAAGGGCAAGAACTTCGTGGAGACCGCGGTGTGGCGCTTCGGCGACCTCGTGGTGAGCAGCGCCGTGAGCGGTCTGCGCCTGCTGGGCGTGGGAGTGGGCGGGCTGGCGCTGGCGGGCGCCGGCGTGGCCGCGTTGGCCACGTGGGTGTCGGCGCGGGCAGGCTGGTCCCGCGATCTCGCGCCCGAGCGGCGGCGCGCCGGCTAG
- the cysN gene encoding sulfate adenylyltransferase subunit CysN, with translation MAAPDTSHGLLRFITCGSVDDGKSTLLGRLLYDAGMVPDDQLAALERDSRKLHAESGGALDFALLTDGLDAEREQGITIDVAYRYFHTARRNFIVADCPGHEQYTRNMATGASNADLAVVLVDARKGLLPQTRRHSYICSLLGIRQVVLAVNKMDLVGCDEVVYREITEAYRGLAKTLGIARVDCLPVIAPGGDNVGTRSARLPWYQGPTLLELLEAADATPARAEDFRMPVQWVNRPDQNFRGYAGTICGGRVARGDEVVVQPGVQRARIERIVTAGGDLESAGEGQAVTLCFDRELDASRGDVIADALRPAPVADQFACHIVWLGDNALLPNRTYALKIGTRTVNARVMSIKHKVDVNTQAKLAARHLSLNEVGYCTVGLDEAIAFEPYAANRTLGGFILIDRQSNATVACGMIDFALTRSANVHWQHVDVDKSVRGASMGQRPLCLWFTGLSGAGKSTIANLVEKRLHALGHHTYLLDGDNVRHGINKDLGFTPEDRVENIRRIGEVAHLMVDAGLIVLVSAISPYRSERRSVRELFDEGEFVEVFVDTPLAECEQRDPKGLYRKARAGEIRNFTGIDAPYEQPESPEVHLHTAGLRAEQLAEQVTAQLLERIAAPAHDDDYAV, from the coding sequence ATGGCCGCCCCCGACACCAGCCATGGCCTGCTGCGCTTCATCACCTGCGGCAGCGTGGACGACGGCAAGAGCACCCTGCTCGGCCGCCTGCTGTACGACGCCGGCATGGTGCCGGACGACCAGCTCGCCGCGCTCGAACGCGACAGCCGCAAGCTGCACGCCGAGAGCGGCGGCGCGCTGGACTTCGCCCTGCTCACCGACGGCCTCGACGCCGAGCGCGAGCAGGGCATCACCATCGACGTGGCCTACCGCTATTTCCACACCGCGCGGCGCAACTTCATCGTGGCCGACTGCCCCGGACACGAGCAGTACACGCGCAACATGGCCACTGGCGCCTCCAACGCCGATCTCGCGGTGGTGCTGGTGGACGCGCGCAAGGGCCTGCTGCCGCAGACGCGCCGCCACAGCTATATATGCAGCCTGCTCGGCATCCGCCAGGTGGTGCTGGCGGTGAACAAGATGGATCTGGTCGGTTGCGACGAGGTCGTCTATCGCGAGATCACCGAGGCGTATCGGGGGTTGGCGAAAACGCTGGGCATCGCCAGGGTCGACTGTCTGCCGGTGATCGCGCCGGGCGGCGACAACGTGGGCACGCGCTCCGCGCGCCTGCCGTGGTACCAGGGGCCGACCCTGCTGGAGTTGCTGGAAGCCGCCGACGCCACGCCCGCGCGTGCGGAGGATTTCCGCATGCCCGTGCAATGGGTGAATCGTCCCGACCAGAACTTCCGCGGCTACGCCGGCACGATCTGCGGCGGCCGCGTGGCGCGCGGCGACGAGGTGGTAGTGCAACCCGGTGTGCAGCGCGCGCGCATCGAACGCATCGTCACCGCCGGCGGCGACCTGGAGAGTGCGGGTGAGGGCCAGGCGGTGACGCTGTGCTTCGACCGCGAGCTGGACGCCAGCCGCGGCGACGTGATCGCCGATGCGCTGCGTCCCGCGCCGGTGGCCGACCAGTTCGCCTGCCACATCGTGTGGCTGGGCGACAACGCGCTGCTGCCCAACCGCACCTATGCGCTGAAGATCGGCACGCGCACGGTCAACGCGCGGGTGATGTCGATCAAGCACAAGGTGGACGTCAACACCCAGGCCAAGCTGGCCGCCCGCCATCTCTCGCTCAACGAAGTGGGCTATTGCACGGTGGGTCTGGACGAGGCGATCGCGTTCGAACCGTACGCCGCCAACCGCACGCTGGGCGGTTTCATCCTGATCGACCGCCAGAGCAACGCCACCGTGGCCTGCGGCATGATCGACTTTGCATTGACGCGTTCCGCCAACGTGCACTGGCAGCACGTGGACGTGGACAAGTCGGTGCGCGGCGCCAGCATGGGGCAGCGCCCGCTGTGCCTGTGGTTCACCGGCCTGTCCGGCGCGGGCAAGTCCACCATCGCGAACCTGGTGGAGAAACGACTGCACGCGCTGGGCCACCACACCTACCTGCTCGACGGCGACAACGTGCGCCATGGCATCAACAAGGATCTCGGCTTCACGCCCGAGGACCGCGTGGAGAACATCCGCCGCATCGGCGAGGTGGCGCACCTGATGGTGGACGCCGGCCTGATCGTGCTGGTCAGCGCGATCTCGCCCTATCGCAGCGAGCGGCGCTCGGTGCGCGAGCTGTTCGACGAGGGCGAGTTCGTCGAGGTGTTCGTGGACACCCCGCTGGCCGAGTGCGAGCAGCGCGATCCCAAGGGCCTGTACCGCAAGGCCCGCGCCGGCGAGATCCGCAACTTCACCGGCATCGACGCGCCCTACGAGCAGCCCGAGTCGCCCGAGGTGCACCTGCACACCGCCGGGCTGCGCGCCGAGCAGCTGGCCGAACAGGTGACGGCGCAGCTGCTGGAACGCATCGCTGCGCCGGCGCACGACGACGATTACGCCGTCTGA
- a CDS encoding alpha-ketoglutarate-dependent dioxygenase AlkB, with translation MGGWQRIALPAADVQLWPHWLGVAEADALFAELRQAIAWETHRIRLFGREVASPRLSCWIGDAGAAYTYSRNRFEPQPWPMTLAALRPRIEQVCGARFNSVLANLYRDGNDAMGWHSDDEPELGAQPVIASLSLGAERRFRLRRRRARGEPAQPGDTLELTLPHGSLLRMAGDTQRLYKHDLPRVRHLAEARINLTFRRVDTSPP, from the coding sequence ATGGGCGGCTGGCAGCGCATCGCCTTGCCGGCGGCCGACGTGCAGCTGTGGCCGCACTGGCTGGGGGTGGCCGAGGCGGATGCGCTGTTCGCCGAGTTGCGGCAGGCGATTGCCTGGGAGACCCACCGCATCCGCCTGTTCGGGCGCGAGGTCGCGTCGCCGCGCCTGAGCTGCTGGATCGGCGATGCCGGCGCGGCCTACACCTATTCGCGCAACCGCTTCGAGCCGCAGCCTTGGCCGATGACGCTGGCTGCATTGCGACCGCGGATCGAGCAGGTCTGCGGTGCGCGCTTCAACAGTGTGCTGGCCAACCTCTACCGCGACGGCAACGACGCGATGGGCTGGCACAGCGACGACGAACCGGAGCTGGGCGCTCAGCCGGTGATCGCCTCATTGAGCCTGGGCGCGGAACGCCGCTTCCGCCTGCGCCGCCGCCGCGCGCGCGGCGAGCCGGCGCAACCCGGCGACACCCTGGAATTGACGCTGCCGCACGGCAGCCTGCTGCGCATGGCCGGCGACACGCAGCGGTTGTACAAGCACGACCTCCCGCGCGTGCGCCATCTGGCCGAGGCCCGCATCAACCTCACCTTCCGCCGGGTCGATACGTCGCCGCCTTGA